The following proteins are encoded in a genomic region of Candidatus Limnocylindrales bacterium:
- a CDS encoding Uma2 family endonuclease — translation METTTSDDGRYTVEKYFALVEEGVLDPDERTELLHGIVVSSAPPTPAQASGMRRAISALRRAVGPDIPIASRSPLVASPFCVPEPDVAILPGQLRDYDTQHPTTALLVVHVSDRSLPQDRLTRTPIYARAGVANYWIVNLRNHTVEWFGEPDSMTHEYRAQGIAGGSDRLPMDAFPDAVVTAAELLPSH, via the coding sequence ATGGAAACGACGACATCCGACGATGGCCGCTACACGGTGGAAAAGTATTTCGCGCTCGTCGAGGAAGGCGTTCTTGATCCCGACGAGAGAACCGAGCTTCTCCACGGAATCGTCGTTTCGTCGGCGCCGCCGACGCCCGCGCAGGCCTCGGGCATGCGCCGCGCGATCAGCGCATTGCGTCGCGCTGTCGGCCCGGACATTCCCATCGCCTCGAGATCGCCGCTCGTTGCGAGCCCGTTCTGCGTTCCCGAGCCGGACGTCGCAATTCTTCCGGGGCAGCTCCGTGACTATGACACTCAGCACCCGACGACCGCTCTGCTCGTCGTCCACGTTTCCGATCGTTCGCTGCCGCAGGACCGCCTGACGAGGACACCGATCTATGCTCGCGCCGGTGTCGCGAACTACTGGATCGTCAATCTGCGCAATCACACGGTCGAATGGTTCGGCGAACCGGACTCGATGACGCACGAGTATCGGGCGCAGGGAATTGCCGGCGGATCGGACCGGCTGCCGATGGATGCTTTTCCCGATGCCGTCGTCACGGCGGCGGAGCTGCTTCCATCGCACTGA
- a CDS encoding ComEC/Rec2 family competence protein: MRFVLSALALLIVQQVFWRTIDPPGAPGDPGLAVPIAAFAGDASTTNEAVHLTGRVVDAAPTWGEGVRLTVVAESVDDRAAEGLVNVSLRETSRRWRTGDRLALRTRLRRITGFGNFGELDWAAYNARRGIFAGGYAWHDEDVEVLPPNDGIVDRLRRAFSESCERAGGQGAEILEALVIGDRTGIDAATSNAVRDAGLAHFLAISGSHMALIVALVVAFVRRAAGLRVTLLERYDVLRVAAVLAALAVIVYGAVCGGGVSVLRSELMALAAMAALWRGRPGDEMRALGGSAIVLALAMPGVGEEAGFQLSYIAVLALIMDSRRRRRSVRSATVKSGSVKSGTDTDFSKLGTDTDFRESGTDTACRQSGTDTAPPQPRSDTDSRRTIAATAIAAKAVNAAPAPVLRALHLLAEAARLTAVCWLVTSPVVAHHFQRISLVAPLANLLAAPLVSAIVVVGIGGLALLPITPPAGDLAVRVGAFLSDLVIRVAAWCASIPMAATLTPTPGPWLTLTLTLLGLAMLLPASRAQRRAAVALAAAAGVMIALAVHDRFRSDRLDVWFASVGQGDAAIVRMPGGTVWVVDEGPPGRGRMVVAPLLRRAWIGRIDVLVASHVQSDHAGALTELLEDFDVGEIWLPDGPCDDVPAARAIGRAANLRGIPVRFVSRDDDKPGLPRFRNAGSEHRDAGSEHRDAGSESRDARIEARAPVFENARRSPIPENQCLSPISGNQCLSLISPEVLWPARGAAKCNDNDQSLVLRFGFAGRSVLFTGDIEAPAEHELASRFDVRADVLKVPHHGSRTSSTEAFLDAVRPGLAVASLGLDNQFHFPAPEVVARYSAHAARFLRMDETGAVHLTIDRDGSLGIETFHPEVNALDDRPDALATLSAMEAAPPP, from the coding sequence ATGCGATTTGTTCTCTCGGCGCTCGCGCTGCTCATCGTGCAGCAGGTTTTCTGGCGCACGATTGATCCGCCCGGCGCACCGGGCGACCCGGGCCTCGCGGTACCGATCGCTGCATTCGCAGGCGACGCGAGCACGACGAACGAAGCGGTTCACCTCACTGGCCGCGTCGTCGATGCGGCGCCAACGTGGGGAGAAGGCGTTCGCCTCACGGTCGTTGCCGAATCGGTAGACGACCGCGCGGCCGAAGGGCTCGTCAACGTCTCGCTGCGCGAAACGTCGCGGCGGTGGCGAACCGGCGACCGCCTCGCGCTTCGCACGCGACTTCGCCGCATCACCGGCTTCGGCAACTTCGGCGAGCTCGATTGGGCGGCCTACAACGCACGGCGCGGCATCTTCGCCGGCGGCTACGCGTGGCACGACGAAGACGTCGAAGTGCTGCCGCCGAATGACGGCATCGTCGACCGGCTGCGACGGGCGTTCTCGGAGAGCTGCGAGCGCGCCGGAGGGCAGGGCGCCGAGATCCTCGAAGCCCTCGTGATCGGCGACCGCACGGGCATCGACGCCGCGACGTCGAACGCCGTCCGCGACGCCGGCCTCGCGCACTTCCTCGCGATCTCCGGATCGCACATGGCCCTGATCGTCGCGCTCGTGGTCGCGTTCGTCCGCCGGGCCGCCGGGCTGCGCGTGACCCTCCTCGAGCGCTACGACGTGCTGCGCGTGGCGGCGGTCCTCGCGGCGCTCGCGGTAATCGTTTACGGCGCGGTCTGCGGCGGCGGGGTCTCGGTGCTTCGCTCCGAGCTGATGGCGCTCGCCGCGATGGCCGCGCTGTGGCGAGGCCGTCCCGGCGACGAGATGCGCGCGCTCGGCGGCAGCGCGATCGTCCTCGCGCTCGCGATGCCCGGCGTCGGCGAGGAGGCCGGCTTCCAGCTCTCGTACATCGCCGTCCTCGCGCTGATCATGGACTCCCGCCGCCGCCGGAGATCGGTGAGATCCGCGACAGTGAAATCGGGGTCAGTGAAATCCGGGACAGACACCGATTTCAGCAAATTGGGGACAGACACTGATTTTCGTGAATCGGGGACAGACACCGCTTGCCGGCAATCCGGGACAGACACCGCTCCTCCGCAACCGCGCTCAGACACCGATTCCCGCCGCACCATCGCCGCAACTGCCATCGCCGCGAAAGCAGTCAACGCCGCTCCGGCGCCCGTGCTTCGCGCCCTTCACCTGCTCGCCGAAGCTGCCCGACTAACCGCGGTTTGCTGGCTGGTTACGTCGCCGGTCGTCGCCCATCACTTTCAACGCATCTCGCTGGTCGCGCCGCTGGCGAACCTGCTCGCGGCACCGCTCGTCTCGGCGATCGTTGTCGTTGGAATCGGTGGTCTGGCGCTGCTGCCGATCACGCCGCCGGCCGGCGATCTCGCGGTTCGCGTCGGAGCGTTCCTGTCCGATCTCGTCATTCGCGTGGCTGCCTGGTGCGCATCGATCCCGATGGCCGCGACGCTCACGCCGACCCCCGGCCCATGGCTGACGCTCACGCTGACCCTGCTCGGGCTCGCGATGCTTCTGCCCGCCAGTCGCGCTCAGCGGCGCGCGGCGGTCGCTCTCGCCGCAGCCGCCGGCGTCATGATCGCGCTGGCCGTCCACGACCGATTCCGCAGCGATCGCCTCGACGTGTGGTTCGCGTCGGTCGGGCAGGGCGACGCCGCCATCGTCCGCATGCCGGGCGGCACGGTCTGGGTCGTGGACGAAGGCCCGCCCGGTCGCGGCCGCATGGTCGTCGCTCCGCTGCTGCGGCGCGCGTGGATCGGCCGGATCGACGTGCTGGTCGCGAGCCACGTGCAGTCGGACCACGCCGGCGCGCTCACCGAGCTTCTCGAAGACTTCGACGTGGGCGAGATCTGGCTGCCCGACGGGCCATGCGACGACGTGCCGGCGGCCCGGGCGATTGGCCGTGCAGCGAACCTGCGCGGCATTCCCGTGCGGTTCGTGTCGCGCGATGACGACAAACCGGGGCTGCCGAGATTTCGCAACGCCGGAAGCGAACACCGCGACGCCGGAAGCGAACACCGCGACGCCGGCAGCGAAAGCCGCGACGCCCGAATCGAAGCCCGCGCCCCGGTCTTCGAAAATGCGCGCCGGTCGCCGATCCCGGAAAATCAGTGTCTGTCCCCGATATCCGGAAATCAGTGTCTGTCCCTGATTTCTCCAGAAGTGCTGTGGCCGGCGCGTGGCGCGGCGAAGTGCAACGACAACGATCAGTCGCTCGTGCTGAGGTTCGGATTTGCGGGGCGAAGCGTGCTGTTCACGGGCGACATCGAGGCGCCGGCCGAGCACGAGCTCGCGTCACGCTTCGACGTTCGCGCCGACGTGCTCAAGGTTCCGCATCACGGCAGCCGCACGTCGTCGACCGAAGCGTTTCTCGATGCGGTCCGGCCCGGGCTCGCGGTCGCGTCGCTCGGGCTCGACAACCAGTTTCACTTTCCGGCCCCCGAAGTCGTCGCGCGCTACTCGGCGCACGCGGCGAGGTTCCTGCGCATGGACGAAACCGGCGCCGTGCACCTGACGATCGATCGCGACGGTTCGCTCGGGATCGAGACGTTTCACCCAGAGGTAAACGCACTCGACGATCGGCCGGATGCCCTGGCAACGCTCAGTGCGATGGAAGCAGCTCCGCCGCCGTGA